From one Physeter macrocephalus isolate SW-GA chromosome 18, ASM283717v5, whole genome shotgun sequence genomic stretch:
- the STMND1 gene encoding stathmin domain-containing protein 1: protein MGCGPSQAAAGQGRVPAPPKGWEKGFEADVGVAHCGENFRPQTEATLPKDNVGSPGSLDKQAQLGSLPGTIPESSPFPSERNGRINSDLVISGLIHKPQLLENREQQKSSDILEELIVQGIIQSHSKVFRNGESYDVTVSTTEKLLRKPPARLKKLKIKKEVKDFMMKDIEEKMQAVEERRKTKEEEIRRRLRSDRLLPPAPHSDSAEAGGKEAPFAKGLKTVSCAAFEPSDLPEGKPLKRKKSKRDTTSNDRNCRYEGIGVVESDMSYHQADDVF, encoded by the exons GCTGATGTCGGTGTGGCTCATTGCGGAGAGAATTTCAGACCCCAGACTGAAGCTACACTGCCCAAGGATAATGTGGGCAGCCCTGGAAGCCTGGACAAGCAGGCCCAGTTGGGAAGCTTACCTGGAaccattccagaaagttccccatTTCCTAGTGAAAGAAACGGAAGAATAAATTCAG ACCTAGTGATCAGTGGATTAATCCATAAACCCCAACTCTTAGAGAATCGAGAGCAACAAAAGTCATCAGACATCCTAGAGGAGTTAATTGTTCAAGGAATAATACAAAGCCACAGCAAAGTATTTAGAAATGGAGAATCATATGATGTCACG GTAAGCACGACTGAGAAGCTGCTGAGAAAGCCACCAGCCAGGCTGAAAAAActtaaaatcaaaaaggaagtaaaagatttCATGATGAAGGACATAGAAGAGAAGATGCAGGCAGTGGAGGAGCGCAGGAAG actaaagaagaagaaattagaagAAGGCTGCGGAGTGACCGacttctgcccccagcccctcatTCAGATTCAGCTGAAgcgggtgggaaggaggctccgTTTGCCAAAGGACTTAAAACTGTGAGCTGTGCCGCGTTTGAACCCTCTGACCTGCCGGAAGGAAAGCcgttgaaaaggaagaagagtaaaagagatACAACCTCAAATGATAGAAACTGCAGGTACGAAGGTATCGGGGTCGTGGAGTCAGACATGTCTTACCACCAAGCAGATGACGTATTCTAA
- the LOC102974594 gene encoding LOW QUALITY PROTEIN: actin-like protein 6A (The sequence of the model RefSeq protein was modified relative to this genomic sequence to represent the inferred CDS: inserted 2 bases in 2 codons) has translation MSSRVYGGDEVGALVFDTGSDTVKAGYAGEDSPKVDFPTAIGMVXERGDGSTXDGDKGKQGGPTYYIDTNALRVPRENTEAIPPLKNGMVEDWGSFQAILAPSSKMHVKSEASLHPVLMSEAPQNTRAKREKLTELMLEHYNIRAFFLCKTAVLTAFANGHSTGLILDSGAIHTTAVPVHDGYVLQQVIVKSPLAGDCVTMQCRELFQEMNIELITPYMIASKEAVCEGSPARWKRREKLPQVTRSWHNYMCNCVIQDFQGSVLQVSDSTYDEQVAAQMPAVHYEFPNDYNCDFGAERLKILEGLFDPSNVKGLSGNTMLGVSHVVTTSVGMFDIDIRPGLYGSVIVAGGNTLIQSFTDRLNREPSQKTPPSMRLKLIANNTAVEQRFSSWIGGSILASLGTFRRMWISKQEYEEGGKQCAERKCP, from the exons ATGAGCAGCAGGGTGTACGGGGGAGATGAAGTTGGAGCCCTTGTTTTTGACACTGGATCCGATACTGTGAAAGCTGGTTATGCTGGTGAGGACTCTCCCAAGGTGGATTTCCCTACGGCTATTGGTATGG TAGAAAGAGGTGATGGAAGTA TAGATGGTGATAAAGGCAAACAAGGCGGTCCCACCTATTACATAGATACTAATGCCCTGCGTGTTCCAAGGGAGAATACAGAGGCCATTCCACCACTGAAAAATGGGATGGTGGAAGATTGGGGTAGTTTCCAGGCTATTTTGGCTCCGTCCTCCAAAATGCATGTCAAATCAGAAGCCAGCCTGCATCCTGTTCTCATGTCAGAAGCACCACAGAATACCAgagcaaagagagagaaactgacagAGTTAATGTTGGAACACTACAACATCCGTGCATTCTTCCTTTGCAAAACTGCTGTTTTGACAGCATTTGCTAATGGTCATTCTACTGGGCTTATCCTGGACAGTGGAGCCATTCATACCACTGCAGTTCCAGTTCACGATGGCTATGTCCTTCAGCAAGTCATTGTAAAATCCCCTCTTGCTGGAGACTGTGTTACTATGCAGTGCAGAGAACTCTTCCAAGAAATGAATATAGAACTGATCACTCCATATATGATTGCATCAAAAGAAGCTGTTTGTGAAGGATCTCCAGCAAggtggaaaagaagagagaagttgCCACAGGTTACAAGGTCTTGGCACAATTACATGTGTAACTGTGTTATCCAGGATTTTCAAGGCTCAGTACTTCAAGTATCAGATTCAACTTACGATGAACAAGTAGCCGCACAGATGCCAGCTGTTCATTATGAATTCCCCAATGACTACAACTGTGATTTTGGAGCAGAACGGTTAAAGATTCTTGAAGGGTTATTTGACCCTTCCAACGTAAAGGGGTTATCAGGAAATACAATGCTGGGCGTCAGTCATGTTGTCACTACAAGTGTTGGAATGTTCGATATTGATATCAGACCAGGTCTCTATGGCAGCGTTATAGTGGCAGGAGGAAACACGCTAATACAGAGCTTTACTGACAGGTTGAATAGAGAACCCTCTCAGAAAACACCCCCAAGTATGCGGTTGAAACTGATTGCAAATAATACAGCAGTGGAACAGAGGTTTAGTTCATGGATCGGTGGCTCCATTCTAGCTTCTTTGGGCACCTTTCGGCGGATGTGGATTTCCAAACAAGAATATGAAGAAGGAGGGAAGCAGTGTGCAGAAAGGAAATGCCCTTGA